A region from the Fundidesulfovibrio putealis DSM 16056 genome encodes:
- a CDS encoding DVU_1551 family NTP transferase produces MRIAALVPAAGFSSRMDGFKPLMALRDSTVLGWVTRTLRKAGIEDILVVAGHKAPEVLAETARLSINCVINREFERGMFSSVLAGIEALPQGIDAVLVLPVDIPLVRSQTIRVLADLFGDYPILYPTFRGERGHPPFIAASCLPFISAWSGENGLRGALLELEKRIGADELPVADQNILFDLDTPQDYREALRRLRVQGRRTPEEARALLDIHCVNERGLAHAEAVSRIAVALATALNDALGWPLDVELVQSAALLHDIAKKRKNHEVMGARLLDSAGFTDEARIVEAHRDLSIPDTARITEREVVYLADKLVSGDRVVSIRRRFQEKLERFGRDPQAREAITGRRDRALAMMARVEREARLPVRTILERAGLYYPAEEPAGP; encoded by the coding sequence GTGCGCATAGCCGCGCTGGTGCCCGCTGCGGGCTTTTCCTCGCGCATGGACGGCTTCAAGCCGCTCATGGCGCTACGTGACTCCACGGTGCTTGGCTGGGTGACGCGCACCCTGCGCAAGGCGGGCATCGAGGACATCCTGGTGGTGGCCGGACACAAGGCCCCCGAGGTGCTGGCCGAAACGGCCCGGCTGTCCATCAACTGCGTCATCAACCGCGAGTTCGAGCGCGGCATGTTCTCGTCCGTACTGGCGGGCATCGAGGCCCTGCCCCAGGGCATCGACGCCGTGCTGGTGCTGCCGGTGGACATCCCCCTGGTGCGCTCCCAGACCATCCGCGTGCTGGCCGACCTCTTCGGCGACTATCCCATCCTCTACCCCACCTTTCGGGGCGAGCGCGGCCACCCGCCGTTCATCGCGGCCAGCTGCCTGCCCTTCATCTCGGCCTGGAGCGGCGAAAACGGCCTGCGCGGGGCTCTTCTGGAGCTGGAAAAGCGCATCGGCGCGGACGAACTGCCCGTGGCCGACCAGAACATCCTCTTCGACCTGGACACCCCCCAGGACTACCGCGAAGCCCTGCGCCGCCTGCGCGTGCAGGGACGCCGCACCCCCGAGGAGGCCCGCGCCCTGCTGGACATCCACTGTGTGAACGAGCGCGGTCTGGCCCACGCCGAGGCAGTGTCGCGCATCGCCGTGGCCCTGGCCACCGCCCTGAACGACGCCCTGGGCTGGCCCCTGGACGTGGAGCTGGTCCAGAGCGCGGCGCTTTTGCACGACATCGCCAAGAAGCGCAAGAATCACGAAGTTATGGGCGCGCGCCTGCTGGACTCCGCCGGGTTCACGGACGAGGCGCGCATCGTGGAGGCCCACCGCGACCTGAGCATCCCGGACACGGCCCGGATAACCGAGCGCGAGGTGGTCTATCTGGCGGACAAGCTGGTGTCCGGGGACAGGGTGGTGAGCATCCGCAGGCGCTTCCAGGAGAAGCTCGAGCGCTTCGGCCGCGATCCCCAGGCCCGCGAGGCCATCACGGGACGCCGGGACCGGGCGCTGGCCATGATGGCGCGCGTGGAGCGCGAAGCGCGCCTGCCGGTCAGGACCATCCTGGAGCGGGCCGGACTGTATTATCCTGCGGAAGAGCCCGCCGGGCCGTGA
- a CDS encoding histidine phosphatase family protein, which produces MNLTVYLLRHGQTIPETPWRFLGQRDVPLSDAGRAQAAAWRDALSGVDFAGACCSDLARCRDTAAIILEGRELTATPVAELREISLGEWDGLSVADVKSRYPGLYEERGADIAGFRPPGGESFADLSGRAWTALGTILATAETGDNPEANLLVVAHAGVNRTIMARVLGMPLENLFRLDQDHGCLNILRFGSSEPRLVRANLAPGTLPG; this is translated from the coding sequence GTGAACCTGACCGTCTACCTCCTGCGCCACGGCCAGACCATCCCAGAGACGCCCTGGCGTTTCCTGGGCCAGCGCGATGTACCGCTCTCCGACGCGGGGCGCGCCCAGGCCGCAGCATGGCGCGACGCGCTTTCGGGCGTGGACTTCGCCGGGGCTTGCTGCTCGGATCTTGCGCGCTGCCGGGACACGGCGGCCATCATCCTGGAAGGCCGGGAACTCACGGCCACGCCAGTGGCCGAGCTTCGCGAGATATCACTGGGAGAGTGGGACGGCCTGAGCGTCGCGGACGTGAAGAGCCGCTACCCCGGCCTGTATGAGGAGCGCGGGGCGGATATCGCCGGGTTTCGGCCTCCCGGCGGCGAGAGCTTTGCCGATCTCTCAGGCCGGGCCTGGACCGCGCTGGGAACTATTCTGGCAACTGCCGAAACCGGGGACAATCCGGAGGCCAACCTGCTGGTGGTGGCCCACGCCGGGGTGAACCGGACCATCATGGCCCGCGTGCTGGGCATGCCCCTGGAGAACCTTTTCAGGCTGGACCAGGACCACGGCTGCCTGAACATCCTGCGCTTCGGCTCTAGCGAGCCGCGCCTCGTTCGCGCCAACCTCGCTCCTGGAACGCTTCCCGGTTAA
- a CDS encoding tartrate dehydrogenase has product MKQYNIAVIPGDGIGKELAPEGVRVLNAAAEACGFKLAYEYFPWGCEYYTEYNEMMPENGLEILRPFDAIYFGAVGYPELVPDDVSLHGLLIKIRLGFDQYICLRPTTLLPGVPTPLAGKKPGDINFITVRENTEGEYAGAGGRMHPGQPMELAVETSVFTRAGVERVIRYAFELARSRPRKLLSHATKSNAQKHTLTFWDQIFDEVATEYPDVKTERVLVDAMAARFVLKPESLDVVVASNLFGDILTDIGGAITGSLGLSASGNIDPERRYPSMFEPVHGSAPDIYGKGIANPIAMAWSGAMMLDFLGEKRAGALIEKAISAVTAEGKRLTPDLGGTATTTQVADALIEKLRELAADQ; this is encoded by the coding sequence GTGAAACAGTACAATATCGCGGTGATTCCCGGCGACGGCATCGGCAAGGAGCTGGCTCCCGAGGGCGTGCGCGTGCTGAACGCCGCCGCCGAGGCCTGCGGCTTCAAGCTGGCCTACGAGTACTTCCCCTGGGGATGCGAATACTACACCGAGTACAACGAAATGATGCCCGAGAACGGCCTGGAGATCCTGCGGCCCTTCGACGCCATCTACTTCGGCGCGGTGGGCTACCCGGAACTCGTGCCGGACGACGTGTCCCTGCACGGGCTCCTGATAAAAATCCGCCTGGGCTTCGACCAGTACATCTGCCTGCGCCCCACCACCCTGCTGCCCGGCGTGCCCACGCCGCTTGCCGGCAAGAAGCCCGGAGACATCAATTTCATCACGGTGCGCGAGAACACCGAGGGCGAGTATGCGGGCGCTGGCGGGCGCATGCACCCCGGACAGCCCATGGAGCTTGCCGTGGAGACCTCCGTGTTCACCCGCGCTGGCGTGGAGCGCGTGATCCGCTACGCCTTCGAGCTGGCCCGCTCGCGTCCCCGCAAGCTCCTGTCCCACGCCACCAAGTCCAACGCCCAGAAGCACACGTTGACCTTCTGGGACCAGATCTTCGACGAGGTGGCCACGGAATACCCGGACGTGAAAACCGAGCGGGTGCTGGTGGACGCCATGGCCGCGCGTTTCGTGCTGAAGCCCGAATCGCTGGACGTGGTGGTGGCCTCAAACCTCTTCGGCGACATCCTCACCGACATCGGCGGGGCCATCACCGGCAGCCTGGGGTTGTCGGCCAGCGGCAACATCGACCCCGAGCGCCGCTATCCGTCCATGTTCGAGCCGGTGCACGGCTCGGCCCCGGACATCTACGGCAAGGGCATCGCCAACCCCATCGCCATGGCCTGGAGCGGCGCCATGATGCTGGATTTCCTGGGCGAGAAGCGCGCCGGGGCCCTGATCGAGAAAGCCATTAGCGCTGTCACCGCCGAGGGGAAAAGACTGACGCCCGACCTTGGCGGCACGGCCACCACCACCCAGGTGGCCGACGCCCTGATCGAGAAGCTGAGGGAGCTGGCAGCAGACCAGTAA
- the ttdB gene encoding L(+)-tartrate dehydratase subunit beta yields MKKVLTTPISNEDIESLKAGDVVYLDGLLVTCRDVGHRRLIELGRELPVDLHGLAIFHAGPIVAKDGDGWKMISIGPTTSMRMERFEKDFIEQTGVKLIIGKGGMGADTAEACKKHKAVHAVFPGGCAVLAAVEVEEIERVEWLDLGMPEALWVSRVKEFGPLIISIDAQGNNLFEANKAGFNAKKGPIIEEISRQVRFIK; encoded by the coding sequence GTGAAAAAGGTCCTGACCACACCCATTTCCAACGAGGACATCGAGTCGCTGAAAGCGGGAGACGTGGTGTACCTGGACGGCCTGCTGGTCACCTGCCGCGACGTGGGCCACCGCAGGCTCATCGAGCTTGGGCGCGAGCTCCCCGTGGACTTGCATGGCCTGGCCATCTTCCACGCCGGGCCTATCGTGGCCAAGGACGGCGACGGCTGGAAGATGATCTCCATCGGCCCCACCACCAGCATGCGCATGGAACGCTTCGAGAAGGACTTCATCGAGCAGACCGGGGTGAAGCTCATCATCGGCAAGGGCGGCATGGGCGCGGACACCGCCGAGGCCTGCAAGAAGCACAAGGCCGTGCACGCCGTGTTTCCCGGCGGCTGCGCCGTGCTGGCCGCCGTGGAAGTGGAGGAGATCGAGCGGGTGGAGTGGCTGGACCTGGGCATGCCCGAGGCCTTGTGGGTGTCTCGCGTCAAGGAGTTCGGCCCGCTGATCATCTCCATCGACGCCCAGGGCAACAACCTGTTCGAGGCCAACAAGGCCGGGTTCAATGCGAAGAAAGGCCCCATCATCGAAGAAATCAGCCGCCAGGTGCGGTTCATAAAATAG
- the ttdA gene encoding L(+)-tartrate dehydratase subunit alpha has protein sequence MDKREAQRSLTDIMARFTGYVGKRLPQDVLDKLAQLREGEQSPLSRVVYDSMFENLEAADRLDRPCCQDTGVIQYFITAGASFPLLGELREILGDAVREATREAPLRHNAVETFVEKNTGDNTGTRVPWIEWDIVPGDGATIEVYMAGGGCSLPGAAKVLMPAAGYEGIVQFVFDVITSYGVNACPPLLVGVGVSTSVETAAMLSKKAILRPIGTRHPNPQAAEMELLLEKGLNEVGLGPQGLSGNSTVLGVHIESSARHPSTIGVGVSVGCWAHRRGTIRIAPDLSYEILSHKEAVL, from the coding sequence ATGGACAAGCGCGAGGCCCAACGGTCCCTGACGGACATCATGGCCAGATTCACCGGCTACGTGGGGAAGCGGCTTCCCCAGGACGTGCTGGACAAGCTGGCCCAGCTCCGGGAAGGCGAGCAAAGTCCGCTGTCGCGGGTTGTATACGACTCCATGTTCGAGAACCTCGAAGCCGCCGACCGGCTGGACCGCCCCTGCTGCCAGGACACAGGCGTGATCCAGTACTTCATCACGGCGGGAGCCTCGTTCCCGCTGCTGGGCGAATTGCGCGAGATCCTGGGCGACGCGGTGCGCGAAGCCACCCGCGAAGCGCCGCTTCGCCACAACGCGGTGGAGACCTTCGTGGAGAAGAACACCGGCGACAACACCGGCACCCGCGTGCCCTGGATCGAGTGGGACATCGTGCCGGGCGACGGCGCGACCATCGAGGTGTACATGGCTGGCGGCGGGTGCAGCCTGCCCGGCGCGGCCAAGGTGCTCATGCCTGCGGCAGGGTACGAGGGCATCGTGCAGTTCGTGTTCGACGTCATCACCTCCTACGGCGTGAACGCCTGTCCTCCGCTGCTGGTTGGCGTCGGCGTGTCAACTTCGGTTGAGACGGCGGCCATGCTCTCCAAGAAGGCCATCCTGCGCCCCATCGGCACGCGCCATCCCAATCCCCAGGCCGCCGAGATGGAGCTCCTGCTGGAAAAGGGCCTGAATGAAGTGGGGCTCGGCCCCCAGGGCCTGTCCGGAAACTCCACGGTGCTCGGCGTGCACATAGAATCCTCGGCCAGGCACCCCTCCACCATCGGCGTGGGCGTGTCCGTGGGCTGCTGGGCTCACCGGCGCGGGACCATCCGCATCGCCCCGGACCTGTCTTACGAAATTCTGTCGCACAAGGAGGCCGTGCTGTGA
- the mdh gene encoding malate dehydrogenase translates to MSKITVFGAGNVGGAVTRRLIERKLCKKVVLVDRNPGKSEGIALDILEASPVDLLEPVCVSGDDLEQSRNSEIVIITAGARRKEGMTRDDLLKINADIVRDCVSRAAQYSPYAFYIIVSNPLNVMCHVAMRAGQIPRTRVTGMAGILDACRFQYFISKELNVSVENVQAMVLGEHGEDMIPVPRYSTVAGVPVTELMPQEKLDELIARTRDGGAEIIRLMQTSAFYAPASAVIQMVAAVVMDKKKILPCAAYLNGEYGITGAFVGVPVKLGANGVEEVREIELTDQERQALVKSAEKIKTQLALIGEAC, encoded by the coding sequence ATGAGCAAGATCACCGTTTTCGGGGCAGGCAACGTCGGTGGCGCGGTCACCCGCAGGCTCATCGAGCGAAAGCTCTGCAAGAAGGTCGTGCTGGTGGACCGAAACCCCGGCAAGTCCGAGGGCATCGCCCTGGACATCCTGGAGGCGAGCCCGGTGGACCTCCTGGAGCCGGTGTGCGTCTCCGGCGACGACCTGGAGCAGTCGCGCAACTCGGAAATCGTGATCATCACGGCAGGAGCCCGGCGCAAGGAAGGCATGACCCGCGACGATCTCCTGAAGATCAACGCGGACATCGTGCGCGACTGCGTGAGCCGCGCCGCCCAGTACAGCCCCTACGCCTTCTACATCATCGTCAGCAATCCGCTGAACGTCATGTGCCACGTGGCCATGCGCGCGGGGCAGATCCCGCGCACGCGCGTCACGGGCATGGCGGGAATCCTGGACGCCTGCCGCTTCCAGTACTTCATCTCCAAGGAGCTGAATGTCTCGGTGGAGAACGTGCAGGCCATGGTGCTGGGCGAGCACGGCGAGGACATGATCCCCGTGCCGCGCTACTCCACGGTGGCGGGCGTGCCGGTGACGGAGCTCATGCCGCAGGAGAAGCTGGACGAGCTCATCGCGCGCACGCGCGACGGCGGAGCGGAGATCATCCGCCTGATGCAGACCAGCGCGTTTTACGCCCCGGCCTCGGCGGTGATCCAGATGGTGGCCGCAGTGGTCATGGACAAGAAGAAGATACTGCCCTGCGCCGCCTACCTGAACGGCGAATACGGCATAACCGGCGCGTTCGTGGGCGTCCCGGTGAAGCTGGGAGCCAACGGCGTGGAGGAGGTCCGGGAGATCGAGCTCACGGACCAGGAGCGCCAGGCCCTGGTGAAAAGCGCCGAGAAGATAAAGACCCAGCTGGCCCTCATCGGCGAGGCCTGCTGA
- a CDS encoding anion permease produces MKLDWKAIVPLAIGIGIWLIPTPQGLQPYAWQYFALFTAVIAALVLEPIPAAAAGLMGVTLAAALNLVPAVADKAPTTADAVRWALSGFSNGTVWLIFVAFMFAMGYEKTGLGKRISLVLIKKLGKSTLGLGYAVALADLALAPFTPSNTARSGGVIFPIIKNIPPLYGSTPESGARKIGGYLMWTALATTCVTSTMFLTALAPNLLALSLLEKTTKLTIGWNEWFVSLAPACIIMFVALPYLVYVIYPPEIKRSEDAPKWAAAELAKMGSITAKELTMAGLAVFALVLWIFGNKMFDATIVALMALSLMILTKVVTWEDITSHKTAWNVLCWFATLVALADGLGKVGFLKWFAALAAGAMSGFSVTTVMIALILLFFFIHYMFASLTAHTTALLPVFLATAMSIPGIPMKPFSILICATLGLMGILTPYATGPSPVYYGCGYITRKEFWTLGFIFGVIFIGLLVGVDFPYLMMITPK; encoded by the coding sequence ATGAAACTCGACTGGAAGGCCATCGTGCCGCTGGCCATCGGAATCGGAATCTGGCTCATTCCAACGCCTCAGGGGCTGCAACCCTACGCCTGGCAGTACTTCGCGCTGTTCACGGCCGTGATCGCCGCGCTGGTGCTGGAGCCCATCCCCGCTGCGGCAGCCGGGCTCATGGGCGTCACGCTTGCGGCGGCGCTGAACCTGGTGCCCGCAGTGGCCGACAAGGCCCCCACCACGGCGGACGCTGTGCGCTGGGCGCTGTCCGGCTTCTCCAACGGGACGGTCTGGCTCATCTTCGTGGCCTTCATGTTCGCCATGGGCTACGAGAAGACCGGGCTCGGCAAGCGCATCTCCCTGGTGCTCATCAAAAAGCTCGGCAAGAGCACCCTGGGCCTGGGCTACGCGGTGGCCCTGGCGGATCTGGCCCTGGCCCCGTTCACGCCGTCCAACACCGCGCGCAGCGGCGGCGTGATCTTCCCCATCATCAAGAACATCCCGCCCCTGTACGGCTCCACGCCCGAGAGCGGCGCTCGCAAGATCGGCGGCTACCTGATGTGGACCGCGCTGGCCACCACCTGCGTCACCAGCACCATGTTCCTGACGGCCCTGGCCCCGAACCTGCTGGCCCTGTCGCTCCTGGAGAAGACCACCAAGCTGACCATCGGCTGGAACGAGTGGTTCGTGTCCCTGGCCCCGGCCTGCATCATCATGTTCGTGGCCTTGCCGTATCTGGTCTACGTGATCTATCCGCCCGAGATCAAACGCAGCGAGGACGCGCCCAAGTGGGCGGCCGCCGAGCTTGCCAAGATGGGCTCCATCACGGCCAAGGAGCTCACCATGGCCGGGCTTGCCGTGTTCGCCCTGGTGTTGTGGATCTTCGGCAACAAGATGTTCGACGCCACCATCGTGGCGCTCATGGCCCTGTCGCTGATGATTCTGACCAAGGTGGTCACCTGGGAGGACATCACCAGCCACAAGACCGCCTGGAACGTGCTGTGCTGGTTCGCCACCCTGGTGGCCCTGGCCGACGGCCTGGGCAAGGTTGGCTTCCTGAAGTGGTTCGCGGCGCTGGCCGCCGGGGCCATGTCCGGGTTCTCGGTGACCACGGTCATGATCGCGCTGATTCTGCTGTTCTTCTTCATCCATTACATGTTCGCGAGCCTGACCGCCCACACCACGGCGCTTTTGCCCGTGTTCCTGGCCACGGCCATGAGCATCCCCGGCATCCCCATGAAGCCCTTCTCCATCCTGATCTGCGCGACGCTTGGCCTCATGGGCATCCTGACCCCCTACGCCACCGGCCCGAGCCCGGTGTACTACGGATGCGGCTACATAACTCGCAAGGAGTTCTGGACCCTGGGCTTCATCTTCGGGGTTATCTTCATAGGCCTGCTGGTTGGCGTGGATTTCCCGTACCTCATGATGATCACGCCCAAGTAA
- a CDS encoding sigma-54-dependent Fis family transcriptional regulator has protein sequence MSTIAFIALNESMLDCARAILKGEHDDVILTEGLMAGAIKAARSLCAQGVEVVISRGATARGVQDALPDLSVVDISTSSLDLLTAIHRAKARASRIAVVAFPPMSDGAREIGRMLGVDVGIYEWSREEDISAAVVRARDDGAEIVVGGYIMALFAQQLGVPCQPVESSPQSILAAVREAKRIAHGRNVEKAKSSLMRAVLTSTDNGIVAVDRRGVVTVFNPVAGRLLRMTEADALGRNISEVWPKSGLSRVLATGKAETGQIERVFDQEIMCSKLAVTVHGETVGAVATVHDVRQIQKMEATVRKRILASGHVATSRFEDIRGQSQALAQAIAMGRDYARTSATVLIHGETGTGKELFAQSIHTASARGEGPFVAVNCAALPGQLLESELFGYMPGAFTGASQKGKAGLFELAHGGTIFLDEIAEMDLPTQGRLLRVVQERKVMRLGSDQMIPVNVRVVAATNKDLGRLVAEGSFRDDLFYRLNVLRLRLPPLCRRREDIPGLAAHFLDQACGRPGRYALDEDALATLCEHPWPGNVRELQNVMARVAATHRERVVSGRLIRSLLDATPSVPAGSPPQSHGPSGGGLPPRLAPSCPPQLQALGDGELERIREALDRTNGRIGEAAKSLGISRSTLWRRMRSR, from the coding sequence ATGAGCACCATCGCTTTCATCGCCCTGAACGAGTCCATGCTGGACTGCGCGCGCGCAATCCTCAAAGGCGAGCACGACGACGTCATCCTCACCGAAGGACTCATGGCCGGGGCCATCAAGGCGGCCCGCAGCCTCTGCGCCCAGGGGGTGGAGGTGGTCATCTCGCGCGGGGCCACGGCGCGAGGCGTCCAGGACGCCCTGCCCGACCTCTCCGTGGTGGACATCTCCACATCCAGCCTGGACCTGCTCACCGCCATCCACCGGGCCAAGGCCCGCGCCAGCCGCATCGCCGTGGTGGCCTTCCCGCCCATGTCCGACGGCGCGCGCGAGATCGGCCGCATGCTTGGCGTGGACGTGGGCATTTACGAATGGTCCAGGGAGGAGGACATCAGCGCGGCGGTGGTGCGGGCCAGGGACGACGGGGCGGAAATCGTGGTGGGTGGCTACATCATGGCGCTCTTCGCCCAGCAGCTGGGCGTGCCCTGCCAGCCCGTGGAGAGCAGCCCCCAGTCCATCCTGGCCGCCGTGCGCGAGGCCAAGCGCATCGCCCACGGCAGGAACGTGGAGAAGGCCAAGAGCTCGCTGATGCGGGCGGTGCTGACCTCCACGGACAACGGCATCGTGGCCGTGGACAGGCGCGGCGTGGTCACGGTGTTCAACCCGGTGGCGGGAAGGCTCCTGCGCATGACCGAGGCCGACGCCCTGGGCCGGAACATCTCGGAGGTGTGGCCCAAGTCGGGCCTGAGCCGCGTGCTGGCCACGGGCAAAGCCGAGACCGGACAGATCGAGCGGGTGTTCGACCAGGAGATCATGTGCAGCAAGCTGGCCGTCACCGTGCACGGGGAGACCGTGGGCGCGGTGGCCACGGTGCACGACGTGCGCCAGATCCAGAAGATGGAGGCCACCGTGCGAAAACGCATCCTGGCCTCGGGCCACGTGGCCACCTCGCGCTTCGAGGACATACGCGGCCAGAGCCAGGCCCTGGCCCAGGCCATCGCCATGGGGCGGGACTACGCGCGCACCTCGGCCACGGTGCTCATCCACGGCGAGACCGGCACCGGCAAGGAGCTCTTCGCCCAGAGCATCCACACGGCGAGCGCGCGCGGCGAGGGGCCGTTCGTGGCCGTGAACTGCGCGGCGCTGCCCGGCCAGCTGCTGGAAAGCGAACTGTTCGGCTACATGCCCGGCGCATTCACCGGAGCCAGCCAAAAGGGCAAGGCGGGGCTCTTCGAGCTGGCCCACGGCGGAACGATCTTTCTGGACGAGATCGCCGAGATGGACCTGCCCACCCAGGGCAGGCTCCTGCGCGTGGTGCAGGAGCGCAAGGTGATGCGCCTGGGCAGCGACCAGATGATTCCGGTGAACGTGCGCGTGGTGGCGGCCACCAACAAGGACCTGGGCAGGCTGGTGGCCGAGGGGAGCTTCCGCGACGACCTGTTCTACAGGCTGAACGTGCTGCGCCTGCGCCTGCCGCCCCTGTGCCGCAGGCGCGAAGACATCCCAGGCCTGGCCGCGCATTTCCTGGACCAGGCTTGCGGCAGGCCCGGCCGCTACGCCCTGGACGAGGATGCGCTGGCCACGCTGTGCGAGCATCCCTGGCCGGGCAACGTGCGGGAGTTGCAGAACGTCATGGCCCGCGTGGCCGCCACGCACCGGGAGCGGGTGGTGTCCGGCAGGCTCATCCGCTCGCTGCTGGACGCCACGCCCTCCGTCCCGGCGGGCAGCCCGCCCCAGAGCCACGGGCCGTCAGGAGGGGGCCTGCCTCCCAGGCTGGCCCCGTCCTGCCCGCCGCAGCTCCAGGCATTGGGCGACGGGGAGCTGGAACGCATCCGCGAGGCCCTGGACAGGACCAACGGCAGGATCGGCGAGGCCGCGAAATCCCTGGGGATCAGCCGCTCCACCCTGTGGCGCAGGATGCGCTCCCGGTGA
- a CDS encoding IscA/HesB family protein gives MFTVTDAAKKQLDSFFSDKPRAAIRIYLSEGGCAGPRLALAMDELKDGDDSFEVEGYTFLVESDLMGKAKPLTVDLSYMGFQVLSSLELPKGGCSTGSCSTGSCSTGSCCG, from the coding sequence ATGTTCACAGTGACCGACGCTGCAAAGAAACAGCTTGATTCGTTTTTTTCCGACAAACCCAGGGCGGCCATCCGCATTTACCTGTCCGAGGGCGGCTGCGCGGGACCGCGCCTTGCCCTTGCCATGGATGAACTGAAAGACGGCGACGACAGCTTCGAGGTGGAGGGCTACACCTTCCTGGTGGAGAGCGACCTCATGGGCAAGGCCAAACCCCTCACCGTGGACCTGAGCTACATGGGGTTCCAGGTCCTATCCAGCCTGGAGCTGCCCAAGGGCGGATGCTCCACCGGTTCCTGTTCGACAGGCTCCTGCTCTACGGGTTCCTGCTGCGGCTAA
- a CDS encoding acyltransferase family protein: MIFNVHFFAQFSESDYFLNSGSLVFHMIRTLHSGSLGVDILFLLSGCLTYLSFSRTGNIPVHTFMTHRFKRLLPVILVVNLPALCWGADSVSWRQLVDNIFFFKFFPDTTLVSYITWALIYEMWFYVFFCAVFILPQRWAFSRGWAYFWTINALLMANILYFNTLRPYNDPRFLDFMVGILLTRLLLDTRLHGWLDRLASLLWLPGALAILAACWLWSTDSFHAVMGSSTPSRLGFHLLFAAATAALFWRLLRPGAATALLSFAPLRVVGVVSYSLFMTHAQWGLPISNGFLGGIASFPGVLGAWSVSFGLSLLLATLLFTLLERPYFVKP, from the coding sequence ATGATCTTCAACGTCCATTTCTTCGCCCAGTTCAGCGAATCAGACTACTTCCTGAATTCTGGATCTCTCGTATTTCATATGATCCGCACACTTCACTCCGGAAGCCTTGGTGTGGACATCTTGTTCCTGCTGAGCGGGTGCCTTACCTATCTGTCCTTTTCCAGAACCGGGAACATCCCTGTCCACACCTTCATGACGCACCGGTTCAAGCGGCTCCTCCCGGTCATTCTTGTTGTCAACCTTCCGGCCCTGTGCTGGGGTGCGGACTCCGTGAGCTGGCGTCAGCTCGTGGACAACATATTTTTCTTCAAGTTTTTCCCGGACACAACGCTGGTCAGCTACATCACCTGGGCGCTGATCTACGAGATGTGGTTCTATGTTTTCTTTTGCGCAGTATTCATACTTCCGCAACGCTGGGCCTTTTCCAGAGGATGGGCATACTTCTGGACAATAAACGCCCTTCTCATGGCAAACATCCTGTATTTCAACACTCTCAGGCCGTACAACGACCCTCGATTCCTCGACTTCATGGTCGGCATCCTGCTCACGCGCCTGCTGCTGGATACGCGCCTCCACGGCTGGCTCGACCGGCTGGCCAGCCTGCTCTGGCTTCCGGGAGCATTGGCCATCCTCGCCGCCTGCTGGCTGTGGTCCACCGACTCATTCCACGCCGTCATGGGGTCTTCCACGCCCTCCCGCCTGGGTTTCCACCTGCTGTTCGCCGCAGCGACGGCGGCGCTGTTCTGGCGTCTGCTCCGGCCCGGCGCAGCCACCGCGCTCCTGTCCTTCGCGCCGCTGCGCGTGGTCGGGGTCGTCAGCTACTCTCTGTTCATGACCCACGCCCAGTGGGGCCTGCCCATCAGCAACGGGTTCCTCGGGGGCATTGCCTCGTTCCCCGGAGTCCTCGGCGCGTGGAGCGTATCCTTTGGCCTAAGCCTGTTGCTGGCCACCCTGCTGTTCACCCTGCTGGAACGCCCCTACTTCGTGAAACCGTGA